From Pseudomonas sp. G.S.17, the proteins below share one genomic window:
- a CDS encoding alpha/beta hydrolase, giving the protein MNFIQKAASLTVLALSINTAFAAESTYVEHQTQGFLNALAAGGGKPLEQLSPKDARAVLTGAQQSVKVDLSGVQVSDRTIKVAGESIGLKIVRPANVKGDLPVFMFFHGGGWVLGDYPTHERLIRDLVVNSGAVAVYVNYTPSPEAHYPTAINQAYAATKWVAEHGKDIGVDGSRLAVAGNSVGGNMAAVVSLMAKEQNTPKLRFQLLLWPVTDAKFDTGSYNEFAEGHFLTKGMMQWFWDNYTTNASERAQIHASPLQASTDQLRGLPPALIQTAGADVLRDEGEAYARKLDAAGVEVTAVRYNGMVHDYGLLNPLHQIPEVKAAMRQAGAELKAHLN; this is encoded by the coding sequence ATGAACTTCATCCAGAAAGCCGCTTCCCTGACCGTACTTGCCCTGTCCATCAACACGGCCTTCGCCGCTGAAAGCACTTATGTCGAACACCAGACCCAAGGGTTTCTCAACGCCCTGGCAGCAGGCGGCGGCAAGCCGCTTGAGCAGCTGAGCCCGAAAGACGCTCGTGCAGTGCTGACCGGTGCGCAACAGTCGGTGAAGGTTGACCTTTCCGGAGTTCAAGTCAGCGACCGCACCATCAAGGTGGCAGGCGAATCCATCGGTTTGAAAATCGTGCGCCCCGCCAACGTCAAAGGTGACTTGCCAGTGTTCATGTTCTTCCACGGTGGCGGCTGGGTGCTGGGCGACTACCCGACTCACGAACGCCTGATTCGTGACCTGGTGGTGAATTCCGGCGCGGTGGCGGTTTACGTCAACTACACGCCGTCTCCGGAAGCGCATTACCCGACTGCGATCAACCAGGCTTACGCCGCGACCAAATGGGTTGCCGAGCATGGCAAGGACATCGGCGTCGATGGCTCACGCCTGGCTGTGGCCGGTAACAGCGTCGGCGGCAACATGGCGGCGGTGGTCAGCTTGATGGCCAAGGAACAGAACACCCCGAAACTGCGCTTCCAGCTGTTGTTGTGGCCGGTGACCGATGCGAAGTTCGATACCGGCTCGTATAACGAATTCGCCGAAGGTCACTTCCTGACCAAAGGCATGATGCAGTGGTTCTGGGACAACTACACCACTAACGCCAGCGAACGTGCGCAGATCCATGCCTCGCCATTGCAGGCCAGCACCGATCAACTGCGCGGCCTGCCGCCAGCGCTGATCCAGACTGCCGGTGCCGATGTGCTGCGTGATGAAGGCGAAGCGTACGCCCGTAAGCTCGACGCCGCTGGGGTCGAAGTGACGGCAGTGCGTTACAACGGGATGGTGCACGATTACGGTCTGCTCAACCCGCTGCATCAGATCCCTGAAGTAAAAGCCGCCATGCGTCAGGCCGGTGCCGAACTTAAAGCGCATCTGAACTGA
- a CDS encoding ATP-binding protein: MNDYTQDASLAIASAPELDAALADCANEPIRIPGAIQPHGVLLALSGMPLRIEQVSANCARVLGLDSSELLGKTMAMLVSPQQADHIERACSGSGLGDNDPIRLSFGDSDYSATLHRSEDAWIIELEPFLESTQEHSRVIARVLRNLQAVNTLETLFDISVHEIQALTGYDRVMIYRFEPEGHGKVVAEALTGSLPSYHGLNFPGSDIPAQARELYRLNWIRVIPDATYTPVPLVPLLRPATGQPLDMSFSTLRSVSPIHCEYLKNMGVRSSMSISLLDNGELWGLIACGHPEPLLVPREFRDACTLIGQLLSVKIASIVATQIQREREEKVILLGELASAMGRADREILDGLVSRPELLQSLTLAEGAAVLIEDRLHLFGNCPSQEQVRALYLWIRDVGLTQKKLKERAIGLQGLGVFHSNSIHQENPASAAYCDVASGVIAFILPKPIDNAVMWFRPQLTSTMNWSGNPAQHLSPAPVGSASHRLHPRQSFDLWEQQVTGIAQPWSRGDLYAAEDIRRSALEHDLERQVHREQEAVRLRDELVAVVSHDLRNPMSIIIMQCGMLQRWATSDSIVENGRIRGALGTIEKATTRINSLLEDLLDTAKIDSGRYQLSCFPLTVTSLLEESCSLLVTLTADKNIELNCTAEPGLVIDADPERIFQVLSNLVGNAIKFTPQGGQINIAATRNGDDVLFRVSDNGIGIPAEHLPHIFQRYWSVKKGNPNGNGLGLYISQGIIAAHGGQLRVQSGPGPGSVFTFNLRAHDGPSLAGETIFLKQSGTAQRLAQSITTRLERQQQEDRTARAALLNELNHRVKNTLATVQAMAALTASSSDSLASFRKSFDARLFALSQAHDALAQAEWTSSQLADLVLQLQATGRGTNQITFNGDQVTLEPRTSLTLSMVFHELMTNALQHGALMSSSGRVTITATLNPAENPQTLKIDWVETGAPPAAENVVKGFGFRLIRRSIEGELQGKAQVDFPSSGLHYSMLIPWIETSGDAL, from the coding sequence ATGAACGACTACACGCAGGACGCGAGCCTGGCTATAGCGTCAGCACCTGAGCTCGACGCTGCGTTGGCCGACTGCGCAAATGAGCCGATCCGCATTCCCGGAGCCATTCAGCCTCATGGCGTATTGCTTGCCCTCAGCGGTATGCCTCTGCGCATCGAGCAGGTCAGCGCCAACTGTGCCAGGGTCTTAGGGCTCGACAGCAGTGAACTGTTGGGCAAAACCATGGCGATGCTGGTGTCGCCACAACAGGCGGACCACATTGAACGGGCGTGTTCCGGTTCCGGTCTGGGTGACAATGATCCGATTCGTCTGAGTTTTGGCGATTCGGACTACAGCGCCACGCTGCACCGTAGCGAAGACGCCTGGATTATCGAACTCGAGCCTTTTCTAGAATCCACGCAGGAGCATTCCAGGGTCATTGCCCGGGTGCTGCGCAACCTGCAGGCGGTCAATACGCTGGAGACGCTGTTCGATATCAGCGTGCATGAGATCCAGGCGCTGACCGGTTATGACCGGGTAATGATCTACCGCTTCGAGCCCGAGGGGCATGGCAAGGTTGTGGCCGAGGCGCTGACCGGCAGTTTGCCGAGTTATCACGGTTTGAATTTTCCCGGTTCCGACATTCCCGCGCAGGCCCGGGAGTTGTATCGCCTGAACTGGATCAGGGTGATTCCTGACGCTACCTATACGCCCGTTCCGTTGGTGCCGCTGCTCAGGCCTGCGACAGGGCAACCGCTTGATATGAGTTTCTCGACCCTGCGCAGCGTTTCCCCGATTCATTGTGAATACCTGAAGAACATGGGCGTGCGTTCGTCGATGAGCATTTCGTTGCTGGACAACGGCGAGCTCTGGGGGCTTATTGCCTGTGGTCATCCCGAGCCGCTACTGGTTCCGCGTGAGTTTCGCGATGCCTGCACGCTGATCGGTCAGCTGTTGTCGGTGAAAATCGCCTCGATTGTTGCGACTCAGATCCAGCGGGAACGAGAGGAGAAAGTCATCTTGCTCGGGGAGCTGGCATCGGCCATGGGCCGTGCCGACCGGGAAATTCTGGATGGGCTGGTGAGCCGGCCCGAACTCCTTCAGTCCCTGACCCTGGCCGAGGGGGCCGCAGTGCTGATCGAGGATCGACTTCACCTGTTCGGAAACTGCCCGAGTCAGGAGCAGGTGCGAGCGCTATATCTCTGGATTCGTGATGTCGGTCTGACGCAGAAAAAATTGAAGGAGCGCGCCATTGGTCTTCAAGGCCTGGGCGTATTCCATTCCAACTCGATTCATCAGGAAAATCCCGCCAGCGCCGCCTATTGCGACGTGGCAAGCGGAGTCATCGCCTTCATCCTGCCCAAGCCCATCGACAACGCCGTCATGTGGTTTCGCCCCCAGCTGACCTCAACGATGAACTGGAGTGGAAATCCGGCTCAGCACTTGAGCCCCGCACCGGTCGGCTCTGCCAGCCATCGTCTGCACCCTCGGCAATCGTTTGATCTCTGGGAGCAGCAGGTCACCGGGATCGCGCAGCCTTGGTCCAGGGGCGATCTCTATGCCGCCGAGGATATTCGCCGTTCGGCACTGGAGCACGATCTGGAACGCCAGGTACACCGCGAGCAGGAAGCGGTGCGCTTGCGTGACGAACTGGTGGCCGTGGTTTCCCATGACCTGCGCAACCCCATGTCCATCATCATCATGCAGTGCGGCATGCTGCAGCGCTGGGCTACCAGTGACTCAATCGTCGAGAACGGTCGCATTCGCGGCGCGTTGGGGACCATTGAAAAGGCGACGACCCGCATAAACAGCCTCCTGGAAGATTTACTCGATACGGCGAAAATCGACTCTGGCCGTTATCAACTGTCCTGCTTCCCGCTGACGGTCACCAGCCTGCTGGAAGAAAGCTGCAGTTTGCTCGTTACGCTGACGGCAGACAAAAACATTGAACTCAATTGCACGGCCGAGCCGGGACTGGTGATCGACGCTGATCCCGAGCGAATCTTTCAAGTGCTCTCCAATCTGGTGGGGAACGCGATCAAGTTCACGCCGCAAGGCGGTCAGATCAATATTGCCGCGACCCGCAACGGGGACGATGTGCTGTTTCGCGTGAGTGACAATGGCATTGGAATACCTGCGGAACACCTGCCCCATATTTTCCAGCGCTACTGGTCGGTAAAGAAAGGCAATCCTAATGGCAACGGCCTGGGGCTCTACATTTCCCAAGGCATCATCGCCGCGCACGGGGGTCAGTTACGGGTGCAAAGTGGGCCGGGTCCGGGAAGCGTTTTCACTTTCAATCTGCGCGCCCACGACGGACCAAGTCTTGCTGGTGAGACGATTTTCCTGAAGCAGAGCGGCACTGCCCAGCGTCTGGCGCAATCGATTACCACCCGGCTGGAGCGGCAACAGCAGGAGGATCGCACAGCGCGGGCGGCACTGCTCAACGAGCTCAATCATCGGGTAAAAAACACGCTGGCGACCGTCCAGGCGATGGCGGCCCTCACTGCCAGCAGCTCTGATTCCCTGGCGTCGTTTCGCAAGAGTTTCGACGCGCGACTGTTTGCCTTGAGTCAGGCGCATGACGCCCTTGCGCAGGCCGAATGGACCTCCAGTCAACTTGCGGATCTGGTCCTCCAGCTACAGGCCACGGGTCGCGGGACGAACCAGATCACGTTCAACGGCGATCAGGTCACACTCGAGCCCAGGACATCACTGACCCTTTCCATGGTGTTCCACGAATTGATGACCAATGCGCTGCAGCATGGCGCCTTAATGTCGTCCAGCGGCCGCGTTACGATCACCGCCACTCTGAATCCGGCCGAAAACCCGCAGACGCTGAAAATCGACTGGGTCGAAACAGGCGCCCCGCCAGCCGCGGAAAACGTGGTCAAAGGCTTTGGTTTTCGACTGATCCGTCGCAGCATCGAGGGCGAGCTGCAAGGCAAGGCGCAGGTGGATTTCCCGAGTTCAGGTCTGCATTATTCGATGCTCATCCCATGGATTGAAACCTCGGGAGACGCCTTATGA
- a CDS encoding alpha/beta fold hydrolase: MSVSSESIEIAVDNQSISGTILTPGAKIPGILFVHGWGGSQQRDLARAKNITGLGCVCLTFDLRGHERTHEMRAHVSREDSLADLVAAYDRLVSHPAVDDSAIAVIGSSYGGYLATILSGLRPVKWLALRVPALYWDADWEMPKQELDRDKLAHYRRSAVTAADNRALAACKEFKGDVLLIESEQDDYVPHATLMSYRGAFELAHSLTYRLVDGADHALSSDISQSIYSSMLTNWISEMVIGARLVDYPHHSSKYS, from the coding sequence ATGAGCGTCAGCAGTGAAAGCATTGAAATTGCCGTAGATAACCAGTCGATTTCGGGAACAATCCTGACCCCCGGCGCGAAAATCCCCGGCATCCTGTTCGTCCACGGCTGGGGCGGCAGCCAACAGCGTGACCTGGCGCGGGCGAAAAACATTACCGGCCTGGGCTGCGTGTGCCTGACATTCGATTTGCGCGGCCATGAACGCACCCATGAAATGCGCGCCCACGTGTCTCGCGAAGACAGCCTGGCTGATCTGGTCGCCGCTTACGACCGGCTGGTCAGTCATCCGGCCGTGGACGACAGCGCCATCGCCGTGATCGGCAGCAGTTATGGCGGTTATCTGGCAACAATCCTCAGCGGCCTGCGCCCGGTCAAATGGCTGGCCTTGCGGGTGCCGGCGCTGTATTGGGACGCCGACTGGGAGATGCCCAAACAAGAACTGGATCGGGACAAGCTCGCCCACTATCGCCGCTCGGCCGTGACCGCCGCGGACAATCGCGCGCTGGCGGCGTGCAAGGAATTCAAGGGGGATGTGCTGCTCATCGAATCCGAGCAGGACGATTACGTGCCCCACGCCACGCTGATGAGTTATCGCGGCGCGTTCGAACTGGCGCATTCGTTGACGTATCGGCTGGTGGACGGCGCCGACCACGCGCTGAGCAGCGACATCAGCCAAAGCATCTACAGCTCGATGCTGACCAACTGGATCAGCGAAATGGTGATCGGCGCACGTCTGGTGGACTACCCACATCATTCGTCGAAATATTCCTGA
- a CDS encoding DUF1206 domain-containing protein yields MSPNRGLVLLARGGYAARGLVYLIIGAFALLAALGSGQPTDSHSSLEKVLSQPFGHVLVGIVVVGLIAFAAWRLLQATRDVDHHGTGFKGIAIRAGLLAGAVSNGLLAFFALSLLISGLKSSSGSKDGGKTEDFLATLLSWDHSNLLIYLAALVPLVVGIIHIVKGWKATFEKYFEADEQVMRYVRPISRFGLIARGVAFIEISALLALSGSSYQAMHPPGMKDAMNGLQSLPMGWLVLSVVAVGLMAFAVYSFAEAIWRKINMDVPDAPHALKKHVGL; encoded by the coding sequence ATGTCGCCCAATCGTGGCCTTGTATTACTCGCCCGTGGTGGCTACGCCGCCCGTGGTCTGGTTTATCTCATCATCGGTGCTTTCGCTTTGCTGGCTGCTCTGGGTTCCGGGCAGCCGACTGACAGCCACAGCAGCCTGGAAAAAGTACTCAGTCAGCCGTTTGGGCATGTGCTGGTGGGCATCGTGGTAGTCGGGTTGATCGCCTTTGCCGCCTGGCGTCTGTTGCAGGCGACCCGGGATGTGGACCATCACGGCACAGGTTTCAAAGGTATCGCCATTCGAGCAGGCCTCCTGGCGGGCGCCGTCAGCAATGGGCTGCTGGCGTTCTTCGCCTTGAGCCTGCTGATCAGCGGTTTGAAAAGCTCCAGCGGCTCCAAAGACGGCGGCAAGACCGAAGACTTTCTGGCGACACTGCTTTCATGGGATCACTCGAACCTGCTGATCTATCTCGCGGCACTGGTGCCGTTGGTGGTGGGGATTATTCATATCGTCAAAGGCTGGAAAGCGACGTTCGAAAAGTATTTCGAAGCCGACGAGCAGGTCATGCGCTATGTGCGGCCTATTTCTCGCTTCGGCCTGATTGCGCGTGGCGTGGCCTTCATCGAAATCTCGGCGCTGCTCGCCCTCAGCGGTTCCAGTTACCAGGCCATGCACCCGCCCGGGATGAAAGACGCCATGAACGGTCTGCAAAGCCTGCCCATGGGTTGGCTGGTGCTGTCGGTGGTTGCGGTTGGGCTGATGGCGTTTGCCGTTTACAGCTTTGCCGAAGCGATATGGCGCAAGATCAACATGGATGTGCCGGATGCGCCCCATGCACTCAAAAAGCATGTCGGTCTGTGA
- a CDS encoding DUF3182 family protein, giving the protein MSGSGTSIKKAAVVLLSTHKKLATHEIVVHQALAEKLAGLLGTQFEGLYDSAIHTQPGLYYVPSDTLIGKQEHSALHIDDANDLFGGLISQPFMATKAISHPLIPNATAKPPGWSEQFDEQTADAVLAGYTVFNQQDADRAGRLILANGPVRIKPVLATAGRGQIVAHDETELDQAIAQQDMKEVETWGLVLEEDLTDVVTLSVGQVSVAGITASYHGTQCLTQDNHGETVYGGSTLWVVRGDYQMLLKEPLEASVRQAVTQAMRYEQAAFECFPDFIASRRNYDIAQGTNGQGKRCSGVLEQSWRIGGASAAEVEALLAFAADPDLQAICASTHEIYGPTTLAAGANVLYEGDDPDVGFITKFTQVQPYERQQ; this is encoded by the coding sequence ATGAGCGGATCCGGAACGAGCATAAAAAAAGCTGCCGTAGTTCTCTTGTCCACCCATAAAAAGCTCGCAACACACGAAATCGTCGTGCATCAGGCGCTCGCAGAAAAGCTCGCCGGGTTGCTCGGTACGCAATTCGAAGGCCTGTATGACAGCGCCATCCATACTCAACCTGGCCTGTATTACGTTCCTTCCGACACGCTGATCGGCAAGCAGGAACACAGCGCGCTGCATATCGACGACGCCAACGACTTGTTCGGCGGGCTGATCTCGCAACCGTTCATGGCCACCAAAGCCATCTCCCATCCGCTTATACCCAACGCCACTGCCAAACCACCCGGCTGGTCCGAGCAGTTTGATGAGCAGACCGCAGACGCGGTGCTGGCCGGTTATACCGTGTTCAACCAACAGGACGCGGATCGCGCCGGGCGGTTGATTCTGGCCAATGGACCGGTGCGCATTAAACCGGTTCTGGCTACGGCGGGTCGCGGACAGATCGTCGCGCACGATGAAACCGAGCTCGACCAGGCCATCGCGCAGCAGGACATGAAGGAAGTCGAAACCTGGGGGCTGGTGCTGGAAGAAGACCTGACCGATGTCGTGACCTTGAGTGTCGGTCAGGTCAGCGTTGCCGGGATCACCGCCAGCTATCACGGCACCCAATGCCTGACTCAGGACAATCACGGTGAAACGGTGTATGGCGGTTCGACGCTGTGGGTCGTGCGCGGCGATTATCAGATGCTGCTCAAAGAACCCCTCGAAGCATCCGTCAGACAAGCCGTCACGCAGGCAATGCGTTATGAGCAGGCGGCCTTTGAGTGTTTTCCGGACTTTATCGCTTCCCGGCGCAATTACGACATTGCCCAAGGCACCAACGGCCAAGGCAAGCGTTGTTCCGGCGTGCTTGAGCAATCCTGGCGCATCGGCGGTGCCAGCGCGGCGGAAGTCGAGGCGTTGCTGGCATTCGCGGCCGATCCCGATCTACAGGCGATTTGCGCCTCCACCCACGAGATCTACGGCCCTACTACGCTTGCGGCAGGGGCCAATGTGCTTTACGAGGGCGACGACCCGGACGTGGGATTCATTACCAAATTCACACAGGTTCAACCTTATGAGCGTCAGCAGTGA
- a CDS encoding sensor domain-containing diguanylate cyclase — translation MPVVIHEVAIPEHRLKRLPLIVLTVFFIGFVCIALLGLLALHLADAKQHELKQAEISSSNIARAMAQQAQDTFDEADFALQNLIGWLQAYGHESPQKIRLHDLLLSQVQALSQLHGLFVFDANGNWLISSFAQMPTQTTVADRAYFKYHERNPDLSPHIGAPIRSRENGEWIIPISRRINNTQGEFAGVVLAALNMTYFDDFFKGFNIDANGAMLLALADGTLLTRRPWTSNLIGVSIAEGEIFREHNANPLSNTALIKSSLDGQVRIVGYKWLAKYPLVVAAASSESAILHEWYNTAFRTSLITGGVIVVICLFGFLVIVQVKNGIRVEADLRKAQSALELLATHDTLTGLANRRLFETAFKTELKRGARQQQPVSLIMMDIDFFKSFNDAYGHIAGDRCLAQVAQTVQQSSQRPSDLAVRFGGEEFAVLLPGTDAAGAWSIAELIRNRVAGLNITHSTNPLGKLTISLGCHTLIPTGEEAIADIIGKADTALYNAKRTGRNQTKVFETEPLLHV, via the coding sequence ATGCCCGTAGTGATCCATGAAGTTGCAATACCCGAGCACCGCTTAAAACGTCTTCCGCTGATAGTGCTCACGGTTTTCTTCATCGGATTCGTCTGCATTGCCTTGCTTGGCTTACTTGCACTGCACCTGGCCGATGCCAAACAGCATGAATTGAAGCAGGCCGAGATATCTTCATCCAACATTGCACGAGCGATGGCGCAACAAGCCCAAGACACCTTCGATGAAGCGGATTTCGCTCTGCAGAACCTGATCGGCTGGCTGCAAGCCTACGGCCACGAGTCGCCACAAAAAATACGTCTTCACGACCTGCTGCTCAGCCAGGTTCAGGCGCTGAGCCAACTGCATGGTCTGTTTGTCTTTGACGCCAACGGTAACTGGTTGATCAGTTCATTTGCGCAGATGCCTACCCAGACGACTGTCGCGGATCGCGCCTATTTTAAATACCATGAACGTAATCCCGATTTGTCACCGCATATTGGCGCGCCCATTCGCAGCCGCGAAAACGGCGAATGGATCATTCCGATATCGCGAAGGATCAATAATACCCAGGGAGAATTTGCTGGCGTGGTACTTGCGGCACTCAACATGACGTACTTCGATGACTTCTTCAAAGGTTTCAACATCGATGCCAATGGAGCAATGTTGCTGGCTTTGGCCGACGGAACGTTGCTCACCCGACGGCCCTGGACCAGCAATCTCATTGGAGTATCAATCGCAGAGGGAGAAATATTTCGCGAGCATAACGCCAATCCCCTGTCGAATACTGCGCTGATCAAATCTTCCCTCGATGGCCAAGTCCGAATCGTAGGTTATAAATGGCTGGCCAAGTATCCGTTGGTGGTGGCCGCTGCCAGTTCAGAGAGCGCCATTCTTCATGAATGGTATAACACGGCTTTTCGCACCAGCTTGATCACCGGCGGCGTTATTGTAGTGATATGTCTTTTTGGTTTCCTGGTGATTGTGCAAGTTAAAAACGGCATCAGGGTGGAGGCGGATCTGCGCAAGGCGCAGAGCGCTCTGGAGCTTCTGGCCACCCATGACACCCTGACCGGGCTCGCCAATCGCCGGTTGTTCGAAACAGCGTTCAAAACGGAATTGAAACGCGGGGCACGTCAACAGCAGCCTGTCAGCCTGATCATGATGGATATCGATTTTTTCAAAAGCTTTAACGATGCCTACGGGCACATTGCGGGTGATCGTTGTTTGGCGCAGGTGGCCCAGACCGTGCAGCAGAGCAGCCAGCGACCTTCGGATCTGGCCGTCAGATTCGGTGGCGAGGAATTTGCCGTTCTGCTGCCGGGTACCGATGCAGCGGGTGCATGGAGTATTGCCGAGTTGATTCGCAACCGCGTCGCGGGCCTGAATATCACTCACAGCACCAACCCTCTCGGCAAACTGACCATCAGCCTCGGTTGCCACACGCTCATCCCCACAGGCGAGGAGGCCATTGCTGACATCATCGGCAAGGCCGATACAGCGCTCTATAACGCCAAACGAACGGGCCGTAATCAGACAAAGGTGTTCGAGACTGAGCCCCTCCTCCACGTTTGA
- a CDS encoding hemerythrin domain-containing protein, whose amino-acid sequence MNAIELLEQDHVRVKDILTQLSESTDRAIKKRTDLLAKLEMELTIHTQLEEEILYPAFKEAGSKEQDIMYYEAKEEHRTVDSLVLPDLKMTDPGTPEFSGRVKVVKELLEHHIEEEETEMFPQCKELLGKGRLEEIGAQMEALKAELKKQLSAVNKAA is encoded by the coding sequence ATGAACGCTATCGAGCTGTTGGAACAAGACCATGTGCGCGTTAAAGACATCCTCACTCAGCTGAGCGAGTCCACCGACCGCGCGATCAAAAAACGTACCGATTTGCTGGCCAAGCTGGAAATGGAACTGACCATCCATACCCAGCTTGAGGAAGAAATCCTCTATCCCGCTTTCAAGGAAGCCGGGAGCAAGGAGCAGGACATCATGTATTACGAAGCCAAGGAAGAGCACCGCACCGTGGACTCGCTGGTCCTGCCGGATCTGAAAATGACCGATCCAGGCACGCCGGAATTTTCCGGTCGGGTCAAGGTGGTCAAGGAGCTGCTTGAGCATCACATCGAGGAAGAAGAAACCGAGATGTTCCCTCAGTGCAAGGAACTGCTCGGTAAAGGGCGTCTTGAAGAAATCGGCGCGCAGATGGAAGCCTTGAAAGCCGAGTTGAAAAAACAGCTGTCGGCGGTTAACAAGGCGGCATAA
- a CDS encoding zinc-dependent alcohol dehydrogenase produces the protein MRALTYHGAHDVRVETVPDPVIQEADDIILKVTATAICGSDLHLYRGKIPATEHGDIFGHEFMGIVEEAGSQVTAVQPGDRVVIPFVIACGSCFFCQLDQFAACETTNTGRGAILNKKSIPPGAALFGFSHLYGGIPGGQAEYVRVPKGNTGPFKVPGTLSDEKVLFLSDILPTAWQAVLNAGIGKGSSVAIYGAGPVGLLSAACVRMLGAEKIFMVDHHPYRLAYAEATYGVIPINFDDDDDPADTISRQTAGMRGVDGVIDAVGFEAKGSTTETILATLKLEGSSGKALRQCIAAVRRGGTVSVPGVYAGFIHGFMFGDAFDKGLTFKMGQTHVQRYLPELLEHIESGALNPEAIVTHRMSLEEAAKGYKIFDKKEEDCRKVILTPGFDSRVGEPESVEGVLSVS, from the coding sequence ATGCGCGCACTTACCTATCACGGAGCCCATGATGTCCGGGTCGAAACCGTTCCCGATCCGGTCATTCAGGAAGCTGACGATATCATTCTGAAAGTCACCGCAACCGCCATCTGTGGCTCGGATTTGCACCTGTATCGCGGCAAGATTCCGGCCACTGAGCATGGCGATATTTTTGGTCATGAGTTCATGGGTATTGTCGAGGAAGCTGGATCTCAAGTAACAGCGGTCCAGCCGGGCGACCGCGTGGTAATCCCGTTTGTGATCGCCTGCGGCAGTTGTTTCTTCTGCCAGCTGGATCAGTTCGCCGCTTGCGAAACCACCAACACCGGACGCGGCGCAATTCTGAATAAAAAGTCGATTCCACCTGGGGCTGCACTGTTTGGCTTCAGCCATCTGTACGGCGGGATTCCGGGCGGTCAGGCCGAGTACGTGCGGGTGCCCAAAGGCAATACCGGGCCGTTCAAGGTGCCGGGCACGCTGTCTGACGAAAAGGTGCTGTTCCTCTCCGATATTCTGCCCACTGCCTGGCAAGCGGTGCTCAATGCCGGCATCGGCAAAGGCTCAAGCGTGGCGATTTATGGCGCCGGGCCGGTTGGCCTGCTGAGCGCGGCATGCGTGCGGATGTTGGGTGCGGAGAAGATCTTCATGGTTGATCACCACCCGTATCGGCTCGCCTATGCCGAGGCGACGTATGGCGTTATCCCGATCAACTTCGATGATGACGATGATCCGGCCGATACCATCAGTCGCCAGACCGCAGGCATGCGCGGCGTTGACGGCGTGATCGATGCGGTGGGTTTCGAAGCCAAGGGCAGCACCACGGAAACCATTCTCGCCACCCTCAAGCTTGAAGGCAGCAGCGGCAAGGCGTTGCGCCAGTGCATCGCGGCGGTTCGTCGTGGCGGTACGGTGAGCGTGCCGGGTGTCTACGCAGGTTTTATCCATGGCTTCATGTTCGGCGATGCCTTCGACAAGGGCCTGACTTTCAAGATGGGCCAGACCCACGTGCAGCGCTATCTGCCGGAGCTGCTGGAACACATCGAAAGCGGCGCGTTGAATCCCGAAGCGATCGTCACCCACCGCATGTCGCTGGAAGAGGCAGCCAAAGGCTACAAGATCTTCGACAAGAAAGAAGAGGACTGCCGCAAGGTGATTCTCACGCCGGGCTTCGACAGTCGTGTCGGTGAGCCGGAAAGTGTCGAAGGTGTGTTGTCGGTCAGCTAG
- a CDS encoding inositol monophosphatase → MQRHPSIDAPLSPEALQARYECARDLAMEAARRALGPYKERESLIVNHKGDQTQDLVSIVDQETEAFIKKRLAECFPDDGFLGEETGGATLDARCIWVVDPIDGTRCFVNGLHAWCVSIGLLVDGEPMVGAVADAIHDELFHACSGQGAWLNGQRLSVNSAPDIRHGVMGVGTSLRRGKEHFIPFITQLLEQGGTFIRNGSGALMVAYVAAGRLIGYYETHINSWDCLAGLVLVKEAGGLQNDFLRNQGLTQGNPLLVASPQVYRQVAQMIGSSLDE, encoded by the coding sequence ATGCAGCGTCATCCTTCAATAGATGCTCCATTGAGCCCCGAGGCCTTGCAGGCCCGGTATGAATGCGCCCGAGACCTGGCGATGGAAGCTGCGCGTCGCGCCCTTGGCCCTTACAAGGAACGGGAAAGTCTGATCGTCAATCACAAGGGGGATCAGACCCAGGATCTGGTGAGTATCGTCGATCAGGAGACCGAGGCCTTTATCAAGAAGCGGCTGGCCGAATGCTTCCCGGACGACGGTTTCCTCGGCGAAGAAACCGGCGGCGCGACGCTTGATGCGCGCTGTATCTGGGTCGTTGACCCTATCGATGGCACCCGCTGTTTCGTCAACGGCCTGCACGCCTGGTGTGTATCCATTGGCCTGCTGGTTGATGGCGAGCCCATGGTCGGCGCAGTTGCTGACGCCATCCATGACGAGCTGTTTCATGCCTGTTCGGGGCAGGGCGCCTGGCTCAACGGGCAGCGTCTGAGCGTCAACAGTGCCCCCGATATTCGCCACGGCGTGATGGGCGTCGGCACATCCCTGCGGCGCGGCAAAGAGCACTTCATTCCGTTCATTACCCAGTTATTGGAGCAAGGCGGCACCTTCATTCGCAATGGTTCGGGGGCGCTGATGGTGGCGTATGTCGCGGCAGGCCGTTTGATCGGTTACTACGAAACCCATATCAACAGCTGGGATTGCCTGGCCGGACTGGTGCTGGTCAAAGAGGCCGGCGGCTTGCAGAACGACTTCCTGCGTAACCAGGGTCTGACCCAAGGCAACCCGCTGCTGGTCGCCAGCCCGCAGGTCTATCGGCAAGTGGCGCAGATGATCGGATCTTCGCTGGACGAGTGA